In a single window of the Acidobacteriota bacterium genome:
- a CDS encoding deoxyhypusine synthase family protein: MVAQKKTKASKYLTVPTRPVPIDRDRSVAGLLEKMEGAGFGAKQMAEAHRIWLDMLDDNSTIYMCGTGNLITSGMRRLLAYVIKNRFVDVIVMSGDVLYHDIHEVLGRNHYQAHPSMSDEDLESSDVVRVGDVMANREEYQEADEWIGSVINQLELSRSYSIREFLHLLGRELSEIANEDGILTSAYKARIPVFCPDLPGSSLSVGIARAKFEKKIALSLDVTQDTMELMSIAQKTRNSAMIALGSTRSQDMVNLMEAASYITRTNTRGHKYAISIATDQVPLDTRTPSYSGNHTNVFGKLLKGATTAFVPCDPSIALPMVITALSQTAAKFMKGRKRPTFSFSGRDMTVDVP, translated from the coding sequence ATGGTAGCTCAGAAAAAGACCAAGGCTTCAAAATACTTGACGGTTCCGACTCGGCCGGTACCCATTGACAGGGACCGATCGGTCGCAGGACTGCTCGAGAAGATGGAAGGGGCCGGTTTTGGAGCAAAACAAATGGCAGAGGCCCACCGCATTTGGCTGGATATGCTGGACGACAACTCCACGATCTACATGTGCGGTACCGGCAATCTGATCACCTCGGGAATGCGTCGGCTCCTCGCTTACGTCATCAAGAACCGCTTCGTTGACGTAATTGTCATGTCCGGCGACGTTCTCTATCACGATATTCACGAAGTTCTCGGACGCAATCATTATCAGGCTCACCCGAGCATGAGCGATGAGGATCTGGAATCCTCCGATGTCGTTCGTGTTGGAGATGTAATGGCCAATCGTGAAGAGTATCAGGAAGCCGACGAGTGGATAGGCAGCGTAATAAACCAGCTGGAGCTTTCCAGGTCCTACTCTATCCGTGAATTCCTCCATCTTCTTGGCCGCGAACTTTCGGAGATCGCTAACGAGGACGGAATTTTGACGTCTGCGTACAAGGCCAGGATCCCTGTTTTTTGCCCTGATCTGCCAGGCTCATCTCTTTCGGTCGGTATTGCCCGTGCTAAGTTCGAGAAGAAGATCGCACTTTCTCTTGACGTCACGCAAGACACGATGGAACTGATGTCGATCGCTCAGAAAACCCGTAATTCAGCGATGATCGCTCTCGGCAGCACTCGCAGCCAAGACATGGTCAACCTGATGGAGGCGGCGTCATACATCACGCGTACTAACACTCGCGGACACAAGTACGCGATCTCGATCGCGACCGACCAAGTGCCTCTTGATACCAGGACGCCTTCCTACTCCGGCAATCACACGAATGTTTTCGGAAAGCTCCTGAAAGGTGCCACAACCGCTTTCGTCCCATGCGATCCGTCGATCGCATTGCCGATGGTGATAACCGCTCTGTCACAGACCGCCGCTAAGTTCATGAAAGGCCGCAAGCGGCCGACTTTCAGCTTTTCGGGCCGCGACATGACCGTCGATGTGCCGTAG
- the speB gene encoding agmatinase, translating to MSESSNLPMNFGGIDEPHYFDRENARILILPVSYEGTVSYGSGTGNGAEAIIDASRNMELYEEETSAEVYKLGIHTLPTVRPRETPDEMMAELYKQSVSIVAPNKFVCMIGGEHSISAPVIRAHNERYEDLSVLQIDAHADLRDSYDGTEHSHASIMARVVKDMRIPSVQVGIRSISADEAVSLREGLPTKIYWAKDVVGRTDWINEAVDALSDNVYLTIDIDGLDPSIVPTTGTPEPGGLGWYETLELIRTTARRKNIVGMDLVEYSYSPEYPSPAFLCAKLIYKSLAYIFADETPKI from the coding sequence ATGTCTGAATCATCCAATTTACCAATGAACTTCGGCGGCATTGACGAACCGCATTATTTTGACCGTGAAAATGCACGGATTTTGATCTTGCCCGTTTCATACGAAGGCACAGTGTCCTACGGCAGCGGCACCGGGAACGGTGCAGAGGCAATAATCGATGCTTCGCGGAATATGGAACTCTATGAGGAGGAAACTTCGGCCGAGGTCTACAAACTTGGGATACACACTTTGCCGACCGTTCGGCCTCGGGAAACTCCGGATGAGATGATGGCGGAACTGTATAAGCAGTCTGTTTCGATCGTGGCGCCGAACAAGTTCGTTTGTATGATCGGCGGAGAGCATTCCATTTCTGCTCCCGTTATAAGGGCTCACAATGAGCGCTATGAGGATCTGAGCGTGCTGCAGATCGATGCACACGCCGACCTTCGCGACAGCTACGACGGTACCGAGCATTCACATGCGTCGATCATGGCACGCGTCGTAAAAGATATGCGAATACCTTCGGTGCAGGTCGGCATCAGGTCCATCTCTGCAGATGAAGCCGTTTCACTGAGAGAAGGACTGCCTACCAAGATCTACTGGGCGAAAGACGTAGTCGGAAGGACGGACTGGATAAACGAAGCTGTGGACGCACTTTCCGATAACGTCTATTTGACCATCGACATTGACGGGCTCGACCCAAGTATCGTCCCGACGACGGGAACACCTGAACCGGGCGGATTGGGTTGGTATGAAACATTAGAGCTGATACGGACCACTGCTCGACGCAAGAATATTGTCGGCATGGATCTGGTCGAATATTCTTATTCGCCGGAATATCCGTCGCCCGCATTTCTTTGCGCAAAACTGATCTATAAATCACTCGCATATATTTTTGCCGATGAAACACCGAAGATCTGA
- a CDS encoding cation transporter, producing MACCEDDCAIEALRERQSSTLKIVLGINVAMFAAGIGAGIYAGSSALLSDSLDNLGDAMTYGLSLYVVYKSSQAKAQVALFKGGLILLAALVVLGQVIYKLMVPTVPIFEIMGVVSVLALVGNSICLYLLTRHRSDDVNMSSVWECSRNDIASNISVFVAAGAVWFFQSGWPDIIIALALVVLFLRSAFRVFSNANREMKTANYPT from the coding sequence ATGGCTTGTTGTGAAGATGATTGCGCTATAGAGGCTTTGCGGGAGAGGCAGAGTTCGACGTTGAAGATCGTGCTTGGGATAAACGTCGCGATGTTTGCGGCCGGGATCGGTGCGGGCATTTACGCCGGGTCGAGCGCTTTGTTGTCGGATTCGCTGGACAATCTTGGCGATGCGATGACGTACGGACTGAGCCTTTATGTTGTTTATAAGTCGTCTCAGGCTAAGGCACAGGTCGCTTTGTTCAAAGGCGGATTGATCCTTCTGGCGGCTTTGGTCGTGCTCGGACAGGTCATTTACAAGCTGATGGTTCCTACGGTTCCGATCTTTGAAATAATGGGCGTGGTGAGCGTGCTGGCGCTTGTGGGCAATTCGATCTGTCTCTATTTACTTACGCGGCATCGCTCGGACGACGTGAATATGAGTTCGGTTTGGGAATGTTCGCGTAACGATATTGCGTCGAATATCTCGGTCTTTGTGGCGGCGGGTGCGGTGTGGTTCTTTCAATCGGGCTGGCCGGACATCATCATAGCCCTAGCTTTGGTTGTGCTTTTCCTGCGTTCGGCATTTCGCGTTTTCTCAAACGCTAACAGAGAGATGAAAACCGCCAATTATCCGACCTAA
- a CDS encoding DUF3703 domain-containing protein, translated as MNTELATAISHELALSDSLVESGDFHSAFHHLERSHVLGQASTYQHTRIHWRMFKLAIKQRSPREIWGQIVRIIGASTKTPFGIYPTGNTGGANVWFFKTMPVPDDLLQILNEGKN; from the coding sequence ATGAATACCGAGTTAGCCACGGCTATTTCTCACGAGTTAGCATTATCCGATTCGCTTGTCGAAAGCGGCGACTTCCATTCGGCCTTTCACCACCTCGAACGCTCCCACGTTCTTGGTCAGGCTTCGACCTATCAGCACACACGGATTCATTGGCGAATGTTCAAACTCGCGATCAAGCAGCGTTCCCCCCGCGAGATTTGGGGACAGATCGTTCGCATAATCGGAGCCTCGACTAAGACTCCGTTTGGCATTTATCCAACCGGTAACACTGGCGGAGCGAATGTCTGGTTCTTCAAAACAATGCCGGTGCCGGACGATTTACTGCAAATCCTCAACGAGGGAAAGAACTAA
- the speA gene encoding biosynthetic arginine decarboxylase — protein MSTVIDQTKEIYGIDNWGADYFGVNRKGNLTVISPENDTHTADVKEIVDDLHKSGFSAPVLLRFPQLIFGQVRKLQIAFRKSIKEFEYNGGHLCVFPMKVNQNRAVIEEYLKEGSRHGFGLEAGSKAELYAALGLEQAKDSLLVLNGFKDRDFVQLAFAGAAAGKNVVIVIEKLGELEHTIAIAKKELKNDPNTPMPMLGVRVKLYSKGSGKWEKSGGEAAKFGLTTTEILEVIHRLREEGQLDLLRLLHFHIGSQLTDIKRIKNAMKEAARTYSKIHKMGAPIEYLDVGGGMAVDYDGSRTSFVSSANYNAREFANDVIWVIKTVCDDEDVPHPTIIQESGRYLSAYHAILVTNVQDEIETVVESRVPVSVGVNDKQIVHELFELRESINSKNYREYYHDALEHRDELFTMFNLGLIDLEDKGKGEVLFWDICEKADQFAQQKKYVAEEFDELRQLMCAKYLANFSVFRSMPDNWALEQLFPIVPIHKLNKKPTEYATLCDITCDSDGIVDKFVDLHDVKEILELHSLTKDEPYYIAMMLVGAYQEVMGNNHNLFGVPHEAHIYISEEGYMIRNVIPGDRLKDAVRSVRFDNDVLQSTYRKAIEKQVKEGRISDDAGQRMINFYKSQEDGYTYLSPNGYEKTKKR, from the coding sequence TTGAGCACCGTCATCGATCAGACGAAAGAGATCTACGGCATCGACAACTGGGGAGCCGACTATTTCGGAGTTAACAGGAAAGGTAATCTAACCGTTATCTCGCCTGAAAACGACACCCACACGGCAGACGTAAAGGAGATCGTTGACGATCTTCACAAGAGCGGATTCTCTGCTCCGGTACTCTTGCGTTTTCCGCAGCTTATTTTCGGTCAGGTCCGAAAACTCCAGATCGCATTTCGAAAGTCTATAAAAGAGTTCGAATATAACGGCGGCCATTTATGCGTCTTTCCGATGAAGGTCAATCAAAACCGCGCCGTCATTGAGGAATACCTGAAGGAAGGATCCCGGCACGGCTTCGGCCTTGAGGCAGGTTCGAAAGCCGAACTCTATGCGGCGTTGGGGCTTGAGCAGGCCAAGGACAGCCTTCTCGTATTGAATGGATTCAAAGATCGCGATTTTGTTCAGCTTGCCTTTGCGGGAGCTGCTGCCGGCAAGAACGTCGTCATCGTGATCGAAAAATTGGGCGAGCTCGAACACACGATCGCGATCGCGAAAAAGGAGCTTAAGAACGACCCGAATACGCCGATGCCAATGCTGGGCGTAAGGGTCAAGCTTTACTCTAAGGGCTCTGGAAAATGGGAAAAGTCCGGCGGCGAAGCAGCCAAGTTCGGTCTGACTACGACTGAGATCCTCGAGGTGATCCACCGCTTGCGGGAAGAAGGTCAGCTGGATCTGTTAAGGCTGCTGCACTTTCACATCGGCAGCCAGCTGACCGATATCAAGCGCATCAAGAATGCGATGAAAGAGGCCGCCCGCACCTACTCCAAGATCCACAAAATGGGAGCGCCGATCGAATATCTTGACGTTGGCGGCGGCATGGCCGTGGACTACGACGGCTCGCGCACGTCCTTCGTATCGTCCGCCAACTACAACGCACGCGAATTTGCGAACGACGTCATTTGGGTGATAAAGACGGTTTGCGATGATGAGGACGTTCCCCATCCTACCATCATTCAGGAGAGCGGCCGCTATCTGTCCGCGTATCATGCGATCCTGGTGACGAACGTTCAAGACGAGATAGAAACTGTCGTTGAGAGTCGCGTTCCCGTCTCGGTCGGTGTCAATGACAAACAGATCGTTCACGAATTGTTCGAGCTTAGAGAATCGATAAACAGCAAGAACTATCGCGAGTATTACCACGATGCGCTTGAACATCGCGACGAATTGTTCACGATGTTCAATCTCGGCCTGATCGATCTGGAGGATAAAGGAAAGGGCGAGGTGCTCTTTTGGGATATCTGTGAAAAGGCGGACCAATTTGCCCAACAGAAAAAATATGTTGCCGAAGAATTTGACGAGCTTCGGCAGCTGATGTGTGCAAAATATTTAGCTAATTTCTCGGTTTTTCGGTCAATGCCTGACAATTGGGCACTCGAACAACTGTTCCCGATAGTTCCGATACATAAGCTCAACAAAAAGCCTACTGAATATGCTACGCTATGTGATATAACCTGCGATTCGGATGGCATCGTGGACAAGTTCGTCGATCTGCACGACGTCAAAGAGATATTGGAATTGCACAGCCTGACAAAGGATGAACCGTATTACATCGCAATGATGCTTGTTGGGGCATATCAGGAAGTGATGGGTAACAACCACAACTTGTTCGGCGTCCCGCATGAGGCACATATTTACATCAGCGAAGAAGGATATATGATACGTAACGTCATCCCCGGCGATCGGCTGAAAGACGCCGTAAGGAGCGTACGTTTCGACAATGACGTTCTGCAGTCAACGTATCGAAAAGCGATAGAAAAGCAGGTAAAAGAAGGCCGCATCAGCGACGACGCCGGCCAACGGATGATCAATTTCTATAAGAGCCAAGAGGACGGATATACGTATCTTTCCCCGAATGGCTACGAAAAAACGAAAAAAAGATAA
- a CDS encoding cation transporter — protein MGHAHGGTSAAGKNKKNLAIVLGLTLTYLIAEVIGGLWFNSLALLADAGHMLTDVMGLALALLAIWFAEKPATPERTYGYYRFEILAALTNAVILIGISLYILYEAYERFLNPPEVESAGMLIVAGIGLIINLFGMWILYGGSKESLNMKGAYFEVLSDMLTSIGVIIAGIIMLTTGWYYADPLISAGIGLFILPRTWALLKDAVAVLLEGTPSDVNIASVREKLSKIEGVAEIHDLHVWSLTSGVNALSVHTVLAEGAEHDEVLQRVHDSCTSEFEIAHVTAQTEREGFACHETHL, from the coding sequence ATGGGACACGCACACGGCGGGACATCAGCAGCCGGAAAAAACAAAAAGAATTTAGCAATCGTTTTAGGCTTAACTTTGACTTACTTGATTGCGGAAGTCATCGGCGGATTGTGGTTTAACAGTCTGGCATTGCTGGCTGATGCCGGACATATGCTGACGGATGTAATGGGACTTGCGCTCGCGCTTTTGGCGATCTGGTTTGCCGAAAAACCCGCCACGCCGGAGAGAACTTACGGCTATTATCGATTTGAGATTCTCGCCGCGCTGACCAACGCCGTCATTTTAATCGGCATTTCGCTTTACATTTTATACGAAGCCTACGAGCGTTTTCTCAACCCGCCGGAAGTCGAAAGTGCGGGAATGCTGATCGTCGCCGGCATCGGGCTTATCATCAATCTCTTCGGAATGTGGATTTTGTACGGCGGCTCGAAAGAAAGCCTGAATATGAAGGGCGCGTATTTTGAAGTTTTGTCCGATATGCTGACATCAATCGGCGTAATCATCGCGGGAATAATAATGCTGACGACCGGCTGGTATTACGCCGATCCGCTAATTTCGGCGGGCATCGGCCTTTTCATACTGCCACGAACATGGGCGTTGCTAAAAGATGCCGTCGCAGTCCTGCTCGAAGGCACCCCATCGGACGTTAATATAGCCAGCGTCCGCGAAAAGCTTTCTAAGATCGAGGGTGTTGCGGAGATACACGACCTTCACGTATGGTCGCTTACGTCGGGCGTTAATGCTCTCAGCGTGCATACCGTTCTAGCCGAGGGAGCAGAACATGACGAAGTTCTGCAACGTGTTCACGATTCTTGCACGAGCGAATTTGAGATCGCCCATGTCACCGCACAAACCGAACGCGAGGGCTTCGCGTGTCACGAAACGCACCTCTAA
- a CDS encoding glyoxalase, producing MINPTINQLVVYTPAENFEVSKAFYAALGFTLTEGWGGTMDCQLGGATFRLQNYYVKDWAENFMMKFDVDDVDAWYSHGKQVLDANSYGHARIAEPEMIGDTKIMHIWDPCGVLLIFIQ from the coding sequence TTGATAAACCCAACCATTAACCAACTTGTTGTCTATACACCGGCTGAGAATTTTGAGGTTTCAAAAGCTTTTTACGCGGCACTTGGTTTCACTCTTACCGAAGGCTGGGGCGGTACAATGGACTGTCAACTCGGCGGTGCTACGTTCCGTTTGCAGAATTATTACGTCAAAGATTGGGCGGAGAACTTTATGATGAAGTTCGATGTTGACGACGTTGATGCTTGGTATTCGCACGGCAAACAAGTACTCGACGCGAATTCCTATGGACACGCCCGTATCGCCGAGCCGGAAATGATTGGCGACACAAAGATTATGCACATCTGGGATCCGTGCGGAGTCCTGCTTATTTTCATTCAGTAA
- a CDS encoding prepilin-type N-terminal cleavage/methylation domain-containing protein, with protein sequence MKGTEEKGFSLIELLIVVVVVAVIAALAVPALQKGVRAAENGNTFATLRTVASTQVAYFTQNNRFGRITEINNLLSSSIGTQLGNEITRGKFVLANSPASPTDAELRNGYTITATRNVTGEGVTYVYEITQTGEIRQILP encoded by the coding sequence ATGAAAGGAACTGAAGAAAAAGGATTCTCGCTGATCGAGTTGTTGATCGTAGTCGTAGTTGTTGCGGTGATCGCTGCACTGGCGGTACCGGCCCTTCAAAAAGGAGTGCGAGCCGCTGAGAATGGGAATACGTTCGCGACACTTCGCACCGTGGCTTCGACACAGGTGGCTTATTTCACTCAGAACAACAGATTCGGACGAATTACCGAGATCAATAATCTTCTTTCAAGCAGCATCGGTACCCAACTCGGTAACGAAATTACTCGCGGGAAATTCGTCTTGGCGAACTCACCGGCCTCACCGACAGACGCCGAACTAAGAAACGGTTACACCATCACCGCTACCAGAAACGTAACGGGAGAAGGCGTGACCTATGTCTACGAAATAACCCAGACCGGCGAGATCAGGCAGATACTCCCGTAG
- a CDS encoding M20/M25/M40 family metallo-hydrolase, which yields MKRISTVKHFAALLLIVSIFTPSALFAQASRDEVYAAIRKEGMERSTIMNSLHFLTDLYGPRLTGSPNHVNSARWAAREMLNWGFDKGELEPWQFGHPGWVLERAVGLMQRPVQDTLTFEVLAWTPSTKGVVITDAVNMVLPERPTQEELTAYFEGMKEKVNGKVVLVGKPGVIPVNFNPPAKRIADDVLQRRFGADAPQPSGPPAAQPPPPAAPAKPGALTGAQVSEQLDAFLVANNVAVRVNDAGREHGQIRAFNNRTFDVNKVVPTVVMRNEDYGRIYRLVERNTPVRLEFDIRTRSVPDGVTSYNVIGEITGTDKKDEVIMLGGHLDSWHAATGATDNAIGCAVMMEAARILKAIGVKPRRTIRVALWGGEEQGLLGSQAYVKRHFGSAEAPGPDFSKFGGYFNVDSGTGKIRGMTVFGPPEAAAILREATAPFSDYGFMGVIATTSRNLGGTDHTSFNNAGLPGIGVQQDPIEYGSHTWHTNLDTYERIIEDDVKKSAIIFAAAVYVLAMRDEMLPRFKAGEMPPPPAARN from the coding sequence ATGAAGAGAATATCTACAGTCAAACACTTTGCAGCACTATTGTTGATCGTTTCGATCTTTACACCTTCGGCATTATTTGCACAGGCATCGCGCGATGAGGTTTACGCTGCGATACGAAAAGAGGGCATGGAAAGATCGACCATCATGAACTCGCTTCACTTCCTTACCGATCTTTATGGTCCGCGTCTTACGGGCAGCCCGAATCATGTGAATTCGGCACGCTGGGCAGCTCGGGAAATGCTGAACTGGGGATTTGACAAGGGAGAACTTGAGCCTTGGCAATTCGGGCATCCGGGCTGGGTGCTTGAGAGAGCTGTCGGCCTGATGCAGCGGCCTGTCCAAGATACCCTTACGTTCGAGGTATTGGCTTGGACGCCTTCAACTAAAGGTGTGGTGATCACCGATGCGGTGAATATGGTGCTGCCGGAAAGGCCGACACAAGAGGAATTGACCGCATACTTTGAGGGCATGAAAGAGAAGGTGAACGGCAAGGTCGTTCTCGTAGGGAAACCCGGCGTAATACCGGTAAACTTCAATCCTCCTGCAAAACGTATCGCTGACGACGTCCTGCAGCGTCGATTTGGTGCGGATGCTCCTCAGCCGTCTGGACCACCCGCTGCTCAGCCTCCGCCGCCCGCGGCACCTGCTAAACCGGGAGCTCTTACCGGAGCTCAGGTCTCCGAACAATTGGATGCATTTCTTGTCGCCAACAATGTCGCCGTTCGCGTCAATGATGCCGGCCGCGAACATGGTCAGATCCGGGCATTCAACAACCGGACATTCGACGTGAACAAAGTGGTTCCGACCGTCGTGATGAGGAATGAAGACTACGGCCGTATCTATCGGTTGGTCGAGAGAAATACACCGGTTCGGCTTGAATTTGATATTCGCACCCGCAGCGTTCCGGACGGCGTGACGAGTTATAACGTTATCGGCGAGATCACGGGTACGGACAAGAAAGACGAAGTGATAATGCTCGGCGGACACCTCGATTCCTGGCATGCGGCAACAGGAGCCACCGACAACGCCATAGGCTGCGCAGTGATGATGGAAGCAGCCCGTATTCTAAAGGCTATCGGCGTTAAGCCGCGTCGCACGATCCGCGTCGCCCTATGGGGCGGCGAAGAGCAGGGGCTTTTAGGCTCTCAGGCCTATGTGAAGCGTCATTTTGGATCTGCCGAAGCTCCGGGCCCTGATTTCAGCAAATTCGGCGGCTATTTCAACGTTGACAGCGGCACCGGCAAAATTCGCGGAATGACCGTTTTCGGCCCGCCCGAGGCGGCTGCTATCCTGCGTGAAGCTACGGCGCCCTTTTCCGATTACGGCTTCATGGGTGTCATTGCAACAACAAGCCGCAATCTCGGCGGGACCGATCACACTTCGTTCAATAATGCGGGCCTTCCGGGCATCGGTGTTCAACAGGATCCGATCGAATACGGCAGCCACACATGGCACACGAACCTGGACACGTATGAGAGGATCATCGAAGACGACGTGAAAAAATCTGCGATAATCTTTGCCGCTGCGGTTTACGTGCTTGCGATGCGGGACGAAATGCTGCCGAGGTTTAAGGCAGGTGAAATGCCGCCGCCGCCCGCAGCGAGAAATTAG
- a CDS encoding Do family serine endopeptidase — protein MSINKIFIGTVIAVVAVGAGCRTNLLQMEDVPPPAKSEPIPLVVDGTRTSYADVVERTSPAVVRIEASRREKAQSRGPMPFGDDFFRQFQIPRPDQRPQLERGVGSGVIVDSAGTVMTNFHVVEGADKITVLTNDNKSYDAKIVGTDAPSDLAVLKIEGVELPSLKLGDSDSVRVGDIVLAIGNPLGIGQTVTAGIISAKGRRTGLGDGSFEDFLQTDAPINRGNSGGALVNLNGELIGINSQILSGGPGGGNIGIAFSIPSNMARSIMDQLLKDGKVRRGRLGVNIQSITDDTAKAIGLPDTSGALVSNVQSGSAADKAGVKRNDVIRAINGEKVEDSNALRNKVAGTLPGTEVKLSILRDGKEIEVTVTLDELDPNSSAGPAEPDSGGNSRPGAENQSGKLGISLEPLTAAAAKRLGVEESTGGMVITKVNPDGPAAEAGLSEGDVILEINRNSVKSMGDVNSAIESAGDRPLLLLVSSRGQTVFVTIRP, from the coding sequence ATGAGTATCAACAAGATCTTTATTGGAACTGTGATTGCGGTGGTCGCTGTAGGCGCCGGCTGCAGGACGAATCTTCTTCAAATGGAAGATGTCCCGCCGCCCGCCAAGAGCGAGCCTATTCCTTTGGTCGTCGACGGCACTCGCACTTCGTACGCTGATGTGGTCGAGCGGACGTCTCCCGCCGTGGTCAGGATCGAAGCATCTCGACGGGAAAAGGCGCAATCTCGAGGACCGATGCCGTTCGGCGACGATTTCTTTCGCCAATTCCAGATCCCGCGGCCCGACCAACGGCCGCAGTTAGAACGCGGCGTCGGCTCAGGTGTGATAGTTGACTCGGCAGGGACCGTGATGACCAATTTTCACGTGGTCGAAGGTGCAGACAAGATCACTGTCCTAACCAATGATAATAAGTCCTACGATGCAAAGATCGTCGGCACCGACGCACCTAGCGACTTGGCGGTGTTGAAGATCGAGGGTGTCGAATTGCCGTCATTGAAACTTGGCGATTCCGACAGTGTGCGGGTCGGCGACATTGTTCTCGCAATTGGAAACCCGCTTGGCATTGGGCAGACGGTAACTGCAGGCATAATTTCTGCCAAAGGCCGCCGAACCGGTCTCGGTGACGGCAGCTTTGAAGATTTCCTTCAAACTGATGCTCCCATAAATCGCGGCAACTCCGGCGGAGCACTCGTAAATCTCAACGGTGAGCTTATCGGGATCAATTCACAGATTCTGTCGGGCGGACCGGGCGGCGGCAACATCGGTATTGCCTTTTCGATACCCTCGAACATGGCCCGTTCGATAATGGATCAGCTGCTGAAAGACGGCAAAGTGCGGCGCGGCAGGCTCGGTGTAAATATTCAGAGCATCACCGACGATACCGCAAAGGCTATTGGCCTGCCTGACACAAGCGGTGCATTGGTCAGTAACGTTCAATCCGGAAGTGCCGCCGATAAAGCCGGTGTTAAGAGGAATGACGTGATCCGTGCCATAAATGGCGAAAAGGTAGAGGACAGCAATGCCCTTCGCAACAAAGTTGCAGGTACGCTGCCCGGCACCGAGGTCAAGCTGTCGATACTGCGGGACGGCAAAGAGATCGAGGTCACCGTCACACTCGACGAACTCGATCCCAATTCTTCTGCCGGACCGGCGGAGCCTGACAGCGGCGGCAACAGTCGCCCGGGAGCTGAGAACCAAAGCGGCAAGCTGGGAATCAGTTTGGAGCCGTTGACCGCTGCCGCAGCGAAACGGCTCGGCGTCGAAGAAAGCACAGGCGGAATGGTAATAACCAAGGTCAACCCGGATGGACCGGCGGCCGAGGCCGGACTTTCCGAAGGCGATGTCATTCTTGAGATAAATCGAAACTCGGTCAAGAGTATGGGCGACGTTAATTCGGCCATCGAATCCGCAGGAGACCGTCCTCTGCTTTTGCTTGTATCAAGCCGCGGACAGACCGTCTTCGTCACGATCCGGCCTTAG
- a CDS encoding tetratricopeptide repeat protein: MPEIDIKRSLRCVSSAIGFAALICLLTAAGYGQSRTDEIFNRAIDKQKAGDLKGAVAEYTKVIGLDPADYDAFNNRGLLKKRLDDEMGAIADFSRAIAIDPKRAEAWMNRGISYFRNGEIEKALSDYEKAIAAEPANASPYYNRATLRFAQREFRYAIADLSRVIELRPKHSRAFANRAKSKFELGDINGAIADISSAIEISGGTAEFYLERARFYRANKSQTLAAADEKLAASLVPKK; encoded by the coding sequence ATGCCTGAAATAGATATCAAAAGATCATTGCGCTGTGTTTCCTCCGCGATCGGATTCGCGGCTCTTATCTGCTTGCTTACGGCCGCGGGCTACGGGCAGTCACGGACAGACGAGATATTCAACCGCGCCATCGACAAACAAAAGGCCGGCGATCTGAAAGGGGCCGTTGCTGAATATACAAAGGTGATCGGTCTAGATCCTGCAGACTATGACGCGTTCAATAATCGAGGCCTGCTGAAAAAACGGCTAGACGACGAAATGGGTGCGATCGCAGATTTTTCCAGGGCGATCGCCATCGACCCAAAGCGAGCGGAAGCTTGGATGAATCGGGGCATTTCCTACTTTCGGAACGGCGAGATCGAAAAGGCCCTCTCTGATTATGAAAAAGCGATAGCTGCCGAGCCGGCAAATGCGTCCCCATATTACAATAGAGCGACCTTAAGATTTGCTCAGAGAGAGTTCCGGTATGCTATCGCGGACCTCAGTCGTGTGATCGAATTGCGGCCGAAACATTCTCGGGCCTTCGCCAATCGAGCGAAGTCCAAGTTCGAACTCGGCGATATCAATGGAGCCATCGCGGATATTTCGTCTGCCATAGAGATCTCCGGCGGCACCGCTGAGTTTTACCTGGAGCGGGCAAGATTCTATCGCGCAAACAAGAGTCAGACTTTGGCTGCTGCTGACGAAAAGCTCGCCGCATCGCTTGTCCCGAAGAAATAA